A section of the Amycolatopsis sp. AA4 genome encodes:
- a CDS encoding MBL fold metallo-hydrolase, whose protein sequence is MSFRAVTPAAFGAKAAGARAERMRQSPQYADGVFHNAAATRATPASPGALVREFLFGEDRARRRPGGAVPLVSAPAATAADGLFLTWYGHASTLVEIDGARVLCDPVWGERVSPTTFAGPRRLHAPPVSLRELGRLDAIVISHDHYDHLDLPTVQALIALTDAPFLVPLGVGAHLERWHVPAARIIELDWHEDAVVAGIRFVATPAQHFSGRGLANDSTLWASWVLAGPEHRVYYSGDTGYFAGFAEIGAKYGPFDATLIQVGAYAPNWPDIHMTPEEGVAAHLDVRGGLLVPVHWATFTLAMHTWSDPADRVWREAKANDLPLAIPKPGQRIDASAPPPVDGWWQTLG, encoded by the coding sequence ATGAGCTTCCGGGCAGTCACTCCGGCGGCCTTCGGCGCGAAGGCCGCCGGAGCTCGTGCGGAACGGATGCGCCAGTCCCCGCAGTACGCCGACGGCGTGTTCCACAACGCCGCCGCCACTCGCGCGACGCCCGCCTCCCCCGGTGCCCTCGTGCGCGAGTTCTTGTTCGGCGAGGACCGCGCCCGCCGCCGTCCGGGCGGGGCGGTCCCGCTGGTTTCCGCGCCGGCCGCCACCGCAGCGGACGGGCTTTTCCTTACCTGGTACGGACATGCGTCCACCCTGGTGGAGATCGACGGCGCCCGGGTGCTGTGCGATCCGGTGTGGGGCGAGCGGGTTTCGCCGACGACGTTCGCCGGTCCGCGACGGCTGCACGCGCCCCCGGTTTCCCTGCGCGAGCTGGGCAGGCTGGACGCGATCGTGATCTCCCACGACCACTACGACCACCTGGACCTGCCCACCGTCCAAGCCTTGATCGCGCTGACCGACGCGCCGTTTCTCGTCCCGCTCGGCGTCGGCGCGCACCTTGAACGGTGGCACGTCCCGGCCGCGCGGATCATCGAACTCGACTGGCACGAGGACGCCGTCGTGGCCGGGATCCGGTTCGTCGCCACGCCCGCGCAGCATTTCTCCGGCCGCGGCCTCGCGAACGACAGCACGCTGTGGGCGTCGTGGGTGCTCGCCGGGCCGGAGCATCGCGTCTACTACAGCGGCGACACCGGGTACTTCGCCGGTTTCGCCGAGATCGGCGCGAAGTACGGTCCGTTCGACGCGACGCTCATCCAGGTCGGCGCGTACGCCCCGAACTGGCCGGACATCCACATGACGCCGGAGGAAGGCGTCGCCGCGCATCTGGACGTGCGCGGCGGGCTGCTGGTCCCGGTGCACTGGGCGACGTTCACGCTGGCCATGCACACCTGGTCGGACCCGGCGGACCGGGTGTGGCGGGAGGCGAAGGCCAACGACCTCCCGCTCGCGATCCCGAAACCCGGACAGCGGATCGACGCCTCCGCCCCGCCTCCCGTGGACGGGTGGTGGCAGACCCTGGGCTGA
- a CDS encoding acyl-CoA desaturase, translated as MTTEKLVLPSPPRPGSDFARLCRRITDAGLLDRRPGYYTARISLVTVLFAGGWVAFALLGDSWWQLAVAAFQAFMFGQIALLSHDLAHRQVFRTRRPAEIAGRLAGNLGIGMSYGWWMDKHTRHHANPNHEELDPDVDPDILVWSQRQAREARGLPRFVGRHQALLFFPLLTLEGLNLHWSGIRAVARPGLRRRGLEAALLVTHLAVYLAALFIVLPPGLALLFFAVHQGLWGVYMGSIFAPNHKGMPTLTGRPELDFLRKQVLTSRNVAGGPVIDVLLGGLNHQIEHHLFPSMPSVHLRRAQPMVEAYCAEIGIPYVRTGLVSSYRQTLRHLHEAGAPLRNAS; from the coding sequence GTGACCACCGAAAAGCTCGTCCTCCCCTCGCCCCCACGGCCGGGAAGCGACTTCGCCCGGCTCTGCCGCCGGATCACCGACGCCGGTCTGCTCGACCGGCGCCCCGGCTACTACACCGCTCGAATCTCGCTCGTGACCGTGCTGTTCGCGGGAGGCTGGGTCGCGTTCGCGCTGCTCGGCGACTCGTGGTGGCAGCTGGCCGTGGCCGCGTTCCAGGCGTTCATGTTCGGGCAGATCGCCCTGCTTTCGCACGATCTGGCGCACCGGCAGGTGTTCCGGACGCGCCGTCCCGCGGAGATCGCCGGGCGGCTGGCCGGCAACCTCGGCATCGGGATGAGCTACGGGTGGTGGATGGACAAGCACACCCGCCACCACGCCAACCCGAACCACGAGGAGCTGGACCCGGACGTCGACCCGGACATCCTCGTCTGGTCCCAGCGCCAGGCCCGCGAGGCGCGCGGCCTGCCCCGGTTCGTCGGACGGCACCAGGCGCTGCTGTTCTTCCCGCTGCTCACCCTCGAAGGTCTCAACCTGCACTGGTCCGGCATCCGCGCCGTCGCGCGCCCCGGCCTGCGCCGCCGCGGGCTCGAAGCGGCGCTGCTGGTCACCCACCTGGCGGTCTACCTCGCCGCGCTGTTCATCGTCCTCCCGCCCGGTCTCGCACTGCTGTTTTTCGCGGTCCACCAGGGGCTGTGGGGCGTCTACATGGGTTCGATCTTCGCGCCGAACCACAAGGGCATGCCGACGCTGACCGGCCGCCCGGAGCTGGACTTCCTCCGCAAGCAGGTGCTCACCTCCCGGAACGTCGCGGGCGGACCGGTGATCGACGTCCTGCTCGGCGGCCTCAACCACCAGATCGAGCACCACCTGTTCCCGAGCATGCCGTCGGTGCACCTGCGCCGCGCCCAGCCGATGGTGGAGGCGTACTGCGCCGAGATCGGCATCCCCTACGTGCGCACCGGCTTGGTCTCCTCGTACCGGCAGACGCTTCGGCACCTGCACGAAGCTGGGGCCCCTCTCAGGAACGCTTCGTAA